CACCCAACCCGTCCACCTGTGGACTGAAACGCCATGGAATGCCTTTCGCTGAGTGACGAGCAACGGCGGGCTGTCGAAGCGCCGTTCGGATCAAACCTGGTCATTGCCGGTCCCGGAACGGGCAAGACCCGGACGCTGGCGTACCGTGTCATCCATGTCATCCGGGCGTTGGGGGTGCCGCCGGACAACATCCTCGCCGTGACCTACACCAACAAGGCGACCGAGGAAATGCGCTATCGGCTGCGCTGGCTGCTCCCCGACGAAGCCGGACGGCTGACGATTGGCACCTTCCACAGCTTCTGCATTCGCCTGCTGCGGCAGCACCACGCGCACCTTGACCTCCCCAGGCATTTCGGCATTGCCGACGAAAACGCGCAAATCAGGCTGCTCCAGCGCCTGCGCCCCAACATCACAGAGCAAAACGCCCGCAACATCCTGCTGCACTTTTCCCAGGAGCGGCTGGGCAAACTCAAGGATATGGACACACTGGCCAGAGAAAATCCCTTCTTTGCCCAGTACCTGGCCGGACTGCGCCACAACGCCCTCATTGACTTCGATGACATCCTGGTATTGACCGGCAGGCTGCTCAACCGGACAGAGATTCTGGACGAAGTGCGGGCCGGACTGCGTTTCATCCTCGTGGATGAGTTTCAGGATACCGACCGCATGCAGTACGCCATCCTCAAACGTCTGGCCCTGCGGCAGGACCTGAATACCAAGCGCTGTGAAAACATCATTCCCGTTTTTGCCGTTGCTGACGATGACCAGTCCATCTTTGCGTGGCGCGGGGCGCACCCGGAAAACATCCACGAGTTTTTTACGGAGTTTCTTGCCGGGCAGGACGAGGCCGTGCTGCGGCTCGAAACCAACTACCGGTGTTCGGGCCACATCGTGGAAGCAGCCAACCGTCTTATGGCACAGGCGCCGCGCCTGTTTGACAAATCCCCACAGGCCCACCGTGCGGCCGGGAAAGCCGTTCAAATCGTCCCCTACGGCAGCCCGGAAGAAGAAATCGCGGGCATTGCCCAGGACATTCTCACCGCCCGGCAACAGAACGTCCCGCTGTCAGAAATGGCCATCCTCTACCGCCGCCACGACACAGGACAGCAGATCGAAGTCGCCTTGCTGGAGAAAGGCATTCCCTGCCAGGTCGTACGCCGCACAGGCCAGTTTGAAGCTCCCACGGTAAAGCAGTGGCTGCTGCTGATGCGCACCATTGTCAACCCTGACGACGACCTGGCCCTGGCGGAACTCATCGGGCTGATCTGTGACGATGCCACCCGCCGGTACTTTGAGCAACAGCACCGGAGTGCAACGGGCAAACAGGCACTGCGCCACATCCTCTGGGAGGCGCTTGAAGCCGACCAATCCGATGTGCGGCGCGCGGCCGGGAAAATCGTGGGCTGGCTTGCCTTTGGCAAAACCTGTCTGGACACTTCCCCGTGCCTGTCCCACTGGATAGCCACGCTGGGCGCGTTTCTCAAAGCCGACACGGCGGCCATGCCGCCGCTGGCTGTCCCTTCGCCTGATCTGGTCACGGCAGCCAGGTGGCTGGCGCGGCTGAGTGAAGTCAAAGGCACGCTGGTCATTGCCGCCACCGATCCACTCGTGGAAGAAGTCGCCACGTACCTCGTTGTGCATACCCTTGCCGGGCAGGCCGCCTTTCACGTTTGCGCCGGCCGCAAACTGCCTCCCCAGATACCGACTGAAAAGGCCGTCCTGCTGGCGCTTGACCCCGCGGCCGAACAGACAGCCACCCGGCAGTGGAAGTTTGACGGCGTCCTGCTCGTCGCAACGACCCTGCCGGGACAGGCAACCTATGCCCGCCGTCAGGTTGATCCTGGCGCGCTACCCACGGACGAACGGGGCGCGCAGCCAAGCCGTTTCGTCACCCTGTGGAAGCTGATGCGGACGTATCTGGCCACGACGCTGCAACCGCTCTTTGCGGATTACACCGTCGTGGACCTGGAAACGACGGATAAAGACGCACAGCACTGCGACATTGTGGAAGTCGCCGCCGTCCGCATCCGGCAGGGAAAGGAAACGGAAGCCTACAGCCAGCTCGTCCGACCGACCCTGGAGCCAATCTCCACCGAAGCCGAAAAGACCCATCACATCAGCCCGGCGATGGTGGCCGACGCCCCCACCTTCGAGGAGATCGCACCGGCGCTGCATGCCTTTCTGGGGCAGGATTTGCTCGTCGCGCACAACGGACTGGCCTTTGATTTCAGGATTCTCCGGCGCCGCTTCCGGGAGGCCGGACTGACATTCGACCACCCATGCTTTGACACCCTGCTCTTTGCACGGCAGCTCTATGCCGATCACCCCACCATCAGGCGTTGTCGCCTGGAAGACCTTGCGCAGGCGCATGGCATCGAGATAGGCACGGCGCACCGCGCACTCGATGACACACGTGCGCTGGCGGCAGTGTTTCAGGCGATGCAGCGGGACTACCAGGAACAGCGCGCCGCAACTCTCGGCGCAGAAACGCTGGGTATCCTGGCGCTGGCGATGCTGTTGGAGATGTCTGAAACCGACGCGGACGCCTCCAGCCTGTTTCAGGCAGGTGCGGCTATGTGGAAGACGGCCACGGATGACTGGCTCGTATCACGCCTGGAAGGCGAGCCGGTGGCAGCAACGGCCCTCGCTGTATGGAGGAAAAGATTGGGCAGCGATGTAACGGAGACGGTCAACCAGGCGCCGGAGGTGTTGGCCGCCCTGGCCAAGCGCTACGATGATCTTCCGACCCGTGAAGGCATGCAGGCGCTGCTGGATTTCACCCGCCTGATGACGGCGGCTGATCACTGGCGCGACTGTGAGGCCGTCACACTGATGACCATTCACGCCGCCAAGGGTCTGGAATTTTCCCACGTCTGGCTGCCGGCATTGGAAGAATCCTCCCCGGTGTCAGGCAGTCCGCCACCGGCAGCCAACCCGAACCGCCACAACAACGACCGGTTGGAGGAAGAACGCCGGCTGCTGTACGTCGGATTGACGCGCGCCCAGGAACAGGCCGTCTTGTCGTGGGCAAAAACCAGGGACGGGAACTCCAGGACCCACCTCCGCTTCCTTGCCGACCTTGGTCAGTTGGTTTCGGCAGGCGAAAACGGTTCCGCCTTCTCCCCCGACATGGCGTAACATCCACTCCCGCAAAACGTTCTCCTCTCACCTCAACGTGCCATGTCACATGCCGAAATCATTGCCATTGGCTCGGAACTGCTCACGCCGTTCCGCAGCGACACCAACTCCCTGTGGTTGACCGCCGAACTCAATGCCCTGGGCATTGCCGTGCGCCGCAAGACCGTCGTCGGTGACGACGAGTTGTTTCTGGAAGAAACCCTCCGCGATGCCCTCCGCAACTCGCCGGTCGTCATCACCACCGGCGGACTGGGGCCGACCGAGGATGACATCACGCGAAAGGTTGTGGCGCGTGTCACGCAGCGCCCGCTCGTACTCCAGCCGGACATTCTCGACCGCATCCGGCATCAGTTTGAAAGCCGCGGCCTGAAGATGGCCCCCAACAACGAACGGCAGGCACTTGTGCCGCGCGATGCCGAGGCGCTCCACAACGAATACGGCACGGCGCCGGGCATCGTGATTGCGGAAGGCGACCGGCTGCTCATTCTGCTGCCCGGACCGCCACGCGAAATGCGGCCGATGTTTACGACCCACGTTCGCCCCAGACTGGCGCCCCTGGCCGGCAGCACGCGCCTCCGCACCCGGACGTTACGGGTGGCCGGCATGGGCGAATCCCAAGTGGATGACCTGATTGCCCCGATTTATACGCGCTACACCAACCCCACCACGACGATCCTGTTCAACAACACCGAAGTCGAACTGCATTTCACTGCCAGCGCCCCCTCCGACGCCGAAGCCGAGGCGCTGCTCGATGAAGTCGTCGGGCAGGTTGAACAGGTGCTTGGCGTCAATGTGTTCTCGCACTGTGGCGAGACGCTGGAGCAGATTGTCGGGCTGCGGCTGACCCTCAAGGGCTACACCATTGCCACGGCTGAAAGCTGTACGGGTGGGCTGCTGTCCAAGCGCCTTACCGACGTGCCCGGCAGCTCGAAGTATTTTCTGGAAGGCGTCATTGCCTACGCCAACGAGGCCAAAACCCGCCGGCTGGGTGTTCCGGCCGAACTCATTGCCGCACACGGCGCGGTCAGCGCCGAAGTCGCCGAAGCCATGGCAACTGGCGTCAAGGCGCGCGCCGGAACAACGATTGGCGTCGGCATCACCGGCATTGCCGGCCCCGATGGCGGAACGGATGAAAAGCCGGTTGGATTGGTCTATGTCGGCGTTGCCGGCGACTTCATCGTGACGCACCGGAAGTTCATCCTGCCCGGCGACCGCGACCGCATCCGCCACCTGGCTTCGCAGGTTGCGCTCGATCTGGTCCGGCGGACCTTCCTGCTGTGAGGCCCCTCACGCGCACCGGACCGCTCAGGCTGGAAGAAACTCTATCCGGTAGTCTTCAATGACCGGGTTGGCCAGCACCTCACGGGCAAACCGTTCCAGCTCGGCGCGGGCGGCTTCAGTGTCGTCGCTGTCGGCCAGCTCGACCTCGAAGAACTTGCCCTGCCGAACGTCCCGAATGCGGGTGAAGCCGAGGGCCTCACTGGCGCGCTGAATGGTTTGCCCCTGCGGGTCAAGTACCCCCGGCTTGAGGGTCACGTGCACGGTGGCTTTCATGAGTTTCTGGCGATGCCGGGCAGGGCTACTCCGCCGCCGGCGCGGTGGCCGGGGCGGCAGTATCCGTAGGGCTGGCAACCGGTGTGGCAGGGGCCGCCGCCGCTGGTGCGTCGGACGCTGGTGCGTCGGAGACCACGACGACCTTGAGCGCCACGGTCACATCGCGGTGCAGCCTGACCGGCACTTCATATTCCCCAAGCGCCTTGATTGGCTCCTTGAGAGCAATTTGCCGCCGCTCGACTTCGAGCTGCTGGGCGGCCAGCGCCTCGGCAACGTCCATCGAAGTCACCGAACCGTAGAGCGTTCCCTTCTCACCAGCCTTGCGCGGGAAGGTCAGCGTCAGGGTGGCCAGCTTCTCGCTGAGCGAGCGGGCCGCGGCGAGTTCGGCTTCAGCCAGCTTGACCAGACGCTGCCGCTCACGCTCGATGAGCTTGATGTTGGCGCGGGTCGCCATGAGCGCCAGTCCCTTGGGAATCAGATAGTTGCGCCCATAGCCGGCGCGGACCTTCACGATGTCGCCCCGAATACCCAGGTGCTCGACATTTTCCTTCAACAGCAGTTCCATCATCGCCATGGTCTTCACCTTGCCTTTCGTCTGATGGGCTATTCGTCACCCTCTGACTCAGCACCAGCATTGTTTGCCGTCCGGCGCGCGGCGCGTATTTCCATCCGCCGCTCCCGGCGGGCCTTGATTTTCTGGGCGCGCTTGAGGTCTTCATCCACACGTACCGTCAGAAAGCGGATGACCGGATCGAGCACCCGCAACCGACGCTCCGTTTCGGCAATTTCCCGCCCCGTGCCGTTGACATGGAGCAGAATATAAAAGCCCTCGTAAAACCGGCGACTTCCCTTACGGATCATATAGGCCAGTCGCTGCCGGCCGATCTTTTCGACCTTGTTGACCACCCCACCCTGACTGGTGATCTGCGTGGAAAGGGACTCTACAATACCTTCCATTTCCCCTTCCGGCAGGTCAGGATCGACAATAAACATCACTTCATAAAGACGATCACACTTCGTATTCACTCGTTAGGCTCCTTTCGGACTCAGTCACCCGACTGACGCCTCCACTCCAGATTGAGGGAAGCAAGGGATATAGCGGCGTTACCGGAACGCCGGATGGGGTTGCCCCCGGGTCAGGCCCGGGGTCAGGCATTGAACCGTGCCATGGCCGGCTCGATGCCATAGTGTACCCAGGCTTCGACGGCATCGGCGGCGCGCGCCGTCACGGCCGGCAGCTCCGCCTGTTCCGCCGCCGAAAAACGGCTCAGCACGAAATCAGCCAGGTTTTCGACCGGGTGCGCCGGGCCGATGCCCACCCGAAGGCGGGCATAGTGCTCGGTTCTGAGCTTCGCATTCAAGGACTTCAAACCATTGTGACCGCCAGCGCTTCCCTTGGCGCGCAGGCGCAGGCGGCCGAAGGGCAGGGCGACATCATCCACCACGGCCAGCAGGTCACGCTGCGGGTTACAGTCATACCTGGCACACAGCAGCGCTACCGCCTGTCCCGAAGCATTCATAAAGGTCTGCGGCTTGGCGAGCAGGACCACCTCGGTGCCCACGGTGATGCGACCGGTCAGGGCTTCGCACTCCGCCAGCTTGATGGGCCGGCCGGCGCGTTCCGCCAGTGCATCCACCACCAGAAAGCCGATGTTGTGGCGCGTCAGGGCATAGGTTGCGCCGGGATTGCCAAGTCCCACGACACACTTCACAGCGGGACTACTTCTTGCCCTTCTTCGGCGCTTCACCTGCGGCTGCGGCCGCCGCCTCGGCGGAAGCGCGCGTGCCGACCAGCGAGGCGATGAGTTGGGTGGGCGGCGAGAGCAACTGCACACCTTCGGGCAGCTTGACATCCTGTGCATAGATGCGCCCGCCAATCTTCAGGTCCGTGATGTCCACCACGATTTCTGTGGGCAGTTGCGCCGTCAGACACTTGACCGTGAGCGTGCGTACCCCACGCTGCAACACCGCCCCCTGCTTGACCCCCAGCGGCTCGCCCTGCAAACGCAGGGGCACCGGGGTCTTGACCGGCTCATCCAGGGCCACGCGCAAAAAGTCCAGGTGCTCGATGGAACCGCGTACCGGATGGGTCTGCACTTCCCGGATGATGACCGGCACGAGCCCTTCTTCCGGCAGGCTGATGTTGAACACCGTAGCCCGACTCACCCCCTTGCGCACGAACGCCGCGAAGGCTTTGCGGTCCACCAGACCATTGAATGACGGCTGTTGGCGCCCATAGACATTGACCGGAATGGCTCCGGCCCGGCGACAGCGCCGCGCCTCGTTGGAACCAAGCTTCTGCCGCGCCTGCACTTCAATCACGGTGTCAGCAATCATGACGACGTACCACTTACCTTTCTTCTCTGCTCCGAATCCTGTTTGGCTCCGCAGACAAAACCTGCCGCGCCCAAGACGAAAAAAACCTACACAAAAAGCCGACTGACCGACGTGGCCGTGTGAATGGAGCGGATGGCTTCCGCCAGCAACCCCGCCACACTCAGCACCCGAATCCTGGACAGGGCCAGGTTCGGGTGCGGAATGGTGTTCGTCACCACGAGCTCTTCAATCGGAGAGTTGGCAATCCGCTCCAGCGCCGGGCCGGAGAGCACGGCATGAGTACAGCAGGCGTACACGGCCGTTGCCCCCTTGTCGGCAATGGCCTGTGCGACCTGCGTCAGTGACCCGGCCGTATCCACCATGTCATCCACAATCAGGGCGGGGCGGCCCTCGACCTGCCCCACGATGTTCATGACCTCGACCGTGTTGGCCTGTTCCTTGTCACGCCGCTTGTCGGCCAGGGCCAGATCGGCATCCAGCCGCTTGGCGTAGGCCCGGGCGCGCTCGACGCCACCGGCATCCGGCGCCACGACGACAAGGTTTTCCAGCTTTTTCTTGGCAAAGTAATCCAGCAGCACCGGCGCGGCGTAGAGGTGATCCACCGGAATATCGAAAAAGCCCTGAATCTGCCCGGCGTGCAGGTCCATGGTCAGCACGCGCGTCGCCCCGGCGGTGGTGATGATGTTGGCCATGACCTTGGCTGAAATCGGCACCCGTGGGCGGTCTTTCCGGTCCTTGCGGGCATAGCCAAAGTAGGGGATGACCGCCGTGATGCGTTCCGCCGAGGACCGCCGGAAGGCATCCAGCATGATGAGCAGTTCGATGACGTGGCTATCTACCGGCGGGCAGGTCGGCTGAACGATGAAGACATCGGCCCCCCGGACGTTTTCATTGATCTGGTAGTTGAACTCGCCGTCGCTGAAACGGGTGGTGTTGGCATCGCCGAGCTGGATGCCAAGGTAGCGACAGATTTCCTCCGCCAGGGGACGATTGGCGTTGCCACAGAACACGCGCATCCCGCTCATGACGTTGTTGCCCTCATCCCCCACGGACGAACAAATGCGACGCCCTGCGGTTTTCCAGGCAAGGCGTCGCCGGTGATCCATCACGAAAGTGGCTGGCAGACAAGGACTCGAACCTTGATTCAGCGCTCCAAAGGCGCTTGTCCTACCATTGGACGATCTGCCAGCAAACCCGAAAGCCGCTCACGGCGCCAATCCGGTTATCGTTCCCTTCAGGCGCTCCACATAAGCTTCACGGCTCACCGAGGAGACCAGCCACGCCTGCCATCCGGCATTCAGACAAGCCTGCCGCGCCGCCTCCCCGGCCTGTACCTCCCCGAAGAGACCGAACACCGTGCTGCCGCTGCCTGACATGCGGGCTACATGAGCGCCGAGGGCGGACAACCGATCACGCACTTCCCGTACCAGTGGAAAGGCGTCAAAGACGGTCGCTTCAAGGTCATTTCCAGTTGCCAACCAATCCACCCGGTTTGGTAAGCAAGCCGCCAGTTTACGGACGGTCTCCGCGTCTGTCAACCCTGCGTTCAAACGCCGAAACACGGGGCCGGTTGGAACCGCCAGCCCGGGATTGACAACCACAATGACCGGCAGACTGACCTCCGGCAGAGGGGTGATGTCATCCCCGCGTCCCAGACCGAGCGCCGTGCCGCCGGTCAGAAAAAACGGCACATCCGCCCCCAGCGCCGCTGCGATGCGCTGACACGTCACTGCCGGCAGAGTCACGCCCCACAGCCGTTGCAGCGCCAGCAGTGTCACGGCCGCGTTGCTGCTTCCGCCACCCAGTCCGGCCTGCATGGGGATGCGCTTCCGCAGGTGCAGGCGCGCGCCCTGCGCAACCCCCGTCGCCGCCTGAAGCTCCCGGGCCGCCCGCACGACCAGATTCCGCTCGTCGCAGGCCAGTGTCGGCTCATCGCAGGTCAGCGAGATGGCCGGCTCGTCTGTGATGTCAATTTCCAGCCAGTCGCAGAGGTCAATCGTCTGGAAGACGGTTCGCAGTTCGTGATAGCCGTCCGGTCGCCGGCCGATAACTTCCAGCGACAGGTTGATCTTGGCAAAGGATGGAAACACAACGGGCATGGGCATCTGTGGGCCATCTGAACCGGCCCGGCCAACCGTGAGCCGGCCAACCGGCCGCATCCGGCACTTGTTTCCGTAGCTTGGCGAAACCGGCCGGAAACGACAAGCCCGGACGGAACGCCGGCCCGTGGCGCTTCCGATGGTTGGCGTTCTCCCACCTTTTCCGGGATAATCGTCCACCGTAAGGAGCAGGGCATGTTTCCCGAACTGTTCGAGATTCCCGGCACAGGCTTCATCATCAACACCTACGGCGTGTTGCTCGCCATTGGCTTTCTCAGCGGCATGTGGCTGGCCGGACGGTTTGCCGTTGCCGATGGTCTGCCCCGTGGTGAGGTGCTGGACATCGTGCTGTATGCGCTCATCGCCTCGCTGGTCGGGTCGCGGGTGCTGCTCGTCGTGGTCGAATGGGAGAGCTTTCACAGGGACTGGCGGGCCATCTTCTCGCTCGATGTGCTGCGCTCCGGCGGGGTCTTCTATGGCGGACTGCTGGCGGCGATTGCGGCCAGTCTGTTGCTTGTCCGGTGGCGCGGACTTGACTGGTGGCGGGTGGCGGACGCCTGCGCGCCCGGCATTGCCCTGGGGCAGTTCTTCGGCCGCCTGGGATGTTTTGCCGCCGGGTGCTGCTGGGGGCGGCCCACCAACGCCTGGTGCGGGGTGCGCTTCTCCGAACGCGGGCATGAACTGACCGGCGTGCCCTACGGCATTCCCCTCCATCCAACCCAGCTCTACGAGAGCGTGGCCACACTCGGTCTTTGCCTGGCGCTGGGCTGGCTTTTCCACCGGCGGCGGTTTCGCGGGCAAATCATCCTGGCGTACATGTTCGGCTATGCCGTCATCCGGTTCGTGATTGAAATCTGGCGCGACGATCCGCGTGGTGCCGTCGGGCCGTTTTCCACCTCGCAGGCCATTGCCCTGGGCTGCGCCGCCTTTGCCGTCGGGGCCTGGCTGGTCCGGCGGCGGCAGGCAGCGATTGTCACCGACATTGTCACTGACGCCAGCGCGCCGGCTGTGCCGTCACCGCCCCCGCCAGCTTCACCGCCGTCATCACCGTCCTTGCTTCCCCCCGAATCCTGAGTCACCGTCGGTATCCAAACATTTGTCATGTCCACGGCACGCGCGGCTTCGACCGCACCACTCGTTTCCGCCCCACAAAAGGAAAAATTCGACAAAAAGGCGGCGGCCAGAGACACCGCCCGGCTCATGGCGAAGTATGGCGCGCCGTATCTGCCCTACTTTGCCCTGGCGTTCTTCTGTCTCCTTGGGGCAGGCAGCCTGGCACTCATCTACCCGCTTTTCGTCGGCACGCTGTTTGGTTCGATCTTTTCCCCGGACAAGCCCTCGGCGCTCTCACCACTTCTGAACCTCGTTTCAGGGTGGCTGACGGCGTTGTTTCCCGGCTACCGTCTTTCGCCACTCGATCCGGTGCTGGCCCTGCTGACGGGCATCCTGGTGGTGCAGTCCGTCCTGAGCTTCGGGCGGACCTACCTGCTCAACTATGTGGGTGAAAAGCTGGTGGCCGACGTGCGCCGGGACCTCTACCGGCATCTGCTTTCGCTGGACATCACGTTTTTCGCCAACCGGCGTACCGGTGAACTCACCTCCCGGATTGCTTCGGATGTCACGGCCATCCAGAACAGCGTCACGCTGAGTCTGGCGGAAGCCATGCGGCAGGTCATCGTGTTCACGGGGGGAACGGCGTTTCTGTTCTGGATTGACTGGCGTCTGGCCAGTCTGCTGCTCGCGCTCATTCCGGTGCTTGTGGTGAGTTTTGCCTTCTTTGGGCGCAGCATCCGGCGGCGCAGCACGCGCGTTCAGGATGCCCTGGCCGAGGCCACGGCCATTCTCGAAGAAACCATTGCCGGCATCCGCACGGTGCAGTCCTTCACCCGTGAGCCTTATGAAGTCAACCGCTACGAATCACATATCACCCGCTCGCTCCACGAGGCCCTGGGCCGCGCCCTGGCCCGTGGATTGTTCAATGCGGCAATTGTGTTTGTGCTCTTCGGCGGTTTTGTCGGGCTGCTCTGGTACAGCGGCAATCAGGTTCTGGAAGGCAAGCTCACCGCCGAGCAACTCATCCAGTTTTTGTTTTACGCGGCGTGGGTTGGCGGGGCCCTGGGCACGCTGGCCGAATACTACGGCGAGTTCAATCAGACGATTGGCGCGTCACGGCGTGTCGTCGAACTCTTTGACACCAAACCTGCGATTAGCGACGCCCCCGATGCCCGCTCCGTGCCGGAAGTCCGGGGACTGGTTGAAATCAGCGAAGCCTGCTTCATTTACCCCGGACGGACGGAGCCGGCCCTGGATGGCATCAGCATCACGGCCCGTCCCGGTGAAGTCATTGCGCTGGTGGGACCAAGCGGGGCCGGCAAATCCACCCTGATTGCACTCATCCCCCGGTTTTATGACCTTACCTCCGGCAGCATCCGTGTGGACGGCCTTGACGTACGGCAGTGGAAACTCGCCGACCTGCGCGCCAACATTGGCATCGTCCCCCAGGAAACGACGCTCTTTAGCGGCACGGTGTACGACAACATCACCTATGGCAAGCTGGATGCGACGCCGGAGGACGTGGAGCGCGTCGCCCGCGCTGCGCATGCCCACGAGTTCATCATGGCGTTTCCCCAAGGGTATCAGACCATTGTCGGCGAGCGCGGGGTCAAGCTTTCCGGTGGACAGCGGCAACGGATTGCCATTGCGCGGGCGCTGCTCAAGGACCCACGGATTCTCATCCTCGATGAGGCGACGAGTTCCCTAGATTCAGAGTCGGAACACTACGTTCAGGCGGCCCTCGATGCCCTGATGGAAGGGCGTACGACCTTCGTCATTGCCCACCGGCTGTCCACGGTCCAGCGGGCCACGCGCATTGTCGTCATGGCGCATGGGCGCATCGTGGAAGAAGGCACGCACAAGGAACTGCTGGCGCGCGAGGGGATATACAAAAAGCTCTACAAACTTCAGTTCCGCGATGTGCCCGAGTGGATTCTGCAGGAAGCCGGGCTACCGGAAACGCCGGCATTGGAATCCACCCGGGCCGCTCTGCGGTAGGGCAATTGGTCAGGCCGTTCCGTTGAGACCAAGGTTGAGGACCACCCGCCCGTTGATTTGACCATGCTTCATCCGCTCGAACACGTTATTGACCTGCTCCAGCGGCTGGAGTTCGATGTTTGGCTTGACCTTCCCCTCGGCGGCGAATTGCAGGCTTTCGTGCAAATCCTTCCGCGTTCCGACAATCGATCCGCGCACGGTCAGACGGTTGAGCACCACATCGAAAATCGGCAGGGGAAAATCCCCTGGCGGCAGGCCCACCATCGAACACGTCCCCCCGCGCCGGAGCATGGCAATGGCCTGGCGGAAAATGGAGGCTGAAACGGCCGCGACCACGACGCCATGCGCCCCACCGGTCTGACGCTTGATAGCTGCCACCGGGTCTTCTTCTTTGGCGTTGACGGTCACTTCAGCGCCAAGCTGCCGGGCCAGTTCGAGCTTGTCGGAGGCAATGTCCACCGCCCCGACGTGCAGCCCCATGGCCTTGGCATACTGCACCGCCATGTGTCCGAGGCCGCCCACGCCGATGACCACCAGCCATTCACCCGGACGCGCCTGGGTTTCCTTGATGGCCTTGTAGGTTGTCACCCCGGCGCACAACACTGGTGACGCAATAGAAAAATCAAGACCATCCGGGATGTGTCCGACGTAGGCGGCCGGCGCCACGACATATTCGGCAAAACCGCCGTCCACGGAATACCCCGTGTTGTGCTGGTGCTCGCACAGGGTCTCCCAGCCGGTCAGGCAGTACTCACACAGGCCACATGCGTCATGCAGCCAGGGCACACCGACCCGGTCACCTTCCTTGACGGAAGTCACCTGATCGCCGACAGCCGCCACATAACCGGCCCCTTCGTGACCGGGCACCAGCGGGAGTTTCGGTTTGATGGGCCAGTCACCATCGGCCGCGTGTAAGTCCGTGTGACAGACCCCGCTGGTGACGACCTTGATCAGCACTTGTCCGGGCCCCGGACGGGGCACGTCCATTTCTTCAATGGTCAGGGGTTTTCCAAACTCGTGAACTACAGCCGCGCGCATTTTGTTTGGCAGCATGCGTCAAAACCTCCATGTACCGGGACTCGACATCCACTCCTGACACACCTGTGACCAGGCCGGCCACAGAAGGGCTCTGCCTGGCTGATGGCGCATCCGTAAGGGAACGAGCGTTGTTTTGGAAAGTAAAGTTGGGGGGCGCAGAAGTGTGATGTTCAATACACTAGCCAAAATGACGCGCCTTGGCAAACCAGATTTTGCTTTTGGAATGATTTTTTGGGCTGTCAGTACTCGCGCCGCAGCGGACGCCCCATGATTTCGGCCATGGCGTCCTGTACGCTGCGGCCTTCGTACAGCACCTGATACATGCCGCGT
This window of the Chloracidobacterium sp. N genome carries:
- the adhP gene encoding alcohol dehydrogenase AdhP, which gives rise to MLPNKMRAAVVHEFGKPLTIEEMDVPRPGPGQVLIKVVTSGVCHTDLHAADGDWPIKPKLPLVPGHEGAGYVAAVGDQVTSVKEGDRVGVPWLHDACGLCEYCLTGWETLCEHQHNTGYSVDGGFAEYVVAPAAYVGHIPDGLDFSIASPVLCAGVTTYKAIKETQARPGEWLVVIGVGGLGHMAVQYAKAMGLHVGAVDIASDKLELARQLGAEVTVNAKEEDPVAAIKRQTGGAHGVVVAAVSASIFRQAIAMLRRGGTCSMVGLPPGDFPLPIFDVVLNRLTVRGSIVGTRKDLHESLQFAAEGKVKPNIELQPLEQVNNVFERMKHGQINGRVVLNLGLNGTA
- a CDS encoding prolipoprotein diacylglyceryl transferase, encoding MFPELFEIPGTGFIINTYGVLLAIGFLSGMWLAGRFAVADGLPRGEVLDIVLYALIASLVGSRVLLVVVEWESFHRDWRAIFSLDVLRSGGVFYGGLLAAIAASLLLVRWRGLDWWRVADACAPGIALGQFFGRLGCFAAGCCWGRPTNAWCGVRFSERGHELTGVPYGIPLHPTQLYESVATLGLCLALGWLFHRRRFRGQIILAYMFGYAVIRFVIEIWRDDPRGAVGPFSTSQAIALGCAAFAVGAWLVRRRQAAIVTDIVTDASAPAVPSPPPPASPPSSPSLLPPES
- a CDS encoding ribose-phosphate pyrophosphokinase — translated: MRVFCGNANRPLAEEICRYLGIQLGDANTTRFSDGEFNYQINENVRGADVFIVQPTCPPVDSHVIELLIMLDAFRRSSAERITAVIPYFGYARKDRKDRPRVPISAKVMANIITTAGATRVLTMDLHAGQIQGFFDIPVDHLYAAPVLLDYFAKKKLENLVVVAPDAGGVERARAYAKRLDADLALADKRRDKEQANTVEVMNIVGQVEGRPALIVDDMVDTAGSLTQVAQAIADKGATAVYACCTHAVLSGPALERIANSPIEELVVTNTIPHPNLALSRIRVLSVAGLLAEAIRSIHTATSVSRLFV
- a CDS encoding 50S ribosomal protein L25 — its product is MIADTVIEVQARQKLGSNEARRCRRAGAIPVNVYGRQQPSFNGLVDRKAFAAFVRKGVSRATVFNISLPEEGLVPVIIREVQTHPVRGSIEHLDFLRVALDEPVKTPVPLRLQGEPLGVKQGAVLQRGVRTLTVKCLTAQLPTEIVVDITDLKIGGRIYAQDVKLPEGVQLLSPPTQLIASLVGTRASAEAAAAAAGEAPKKGKK
- a CDS encoding ABC transporter ATP-binding protein, translated to MSTARAASTAPLVSAPQKEKFDKKAAARDTARLMAKYGAPYLPYFALAFFCLLGAGSLALIYPLFVGTLFGSIFSPDKPSALSPLLNLVSGWLTALFPGYRLSPLDPVLALLTGILVVQSVLSFGRTYLLNYVGEKLVADVRRDLYRHLLSLDITFFANRRTGELTSRIASDVTAIQNSVTLSLAEAMRQVIVFTGGTAFLFWIDWRLASLLLALIPVLVVSFAFFGRSIRRRSTRVQDALAEATAILEETIAGIRTVQSFTREPYEVNRYESHITRSLHEALGRALARGLFNAAIVFVLFGGFVGLLWYSGNQVLEGKLTAEQLIQFLFYAAWVGGALGTLAEYYGEFNQTIGASRRVVELFDTKPAISDAPDARSVPEVRGLVEISEACFIYPGRTEPALDGISITARPGEVIALVGPSGAGKSTLIALIPRFYDLTSGSIRVDGLDVRQWKLADLRANIGIVPQETTLFSGTVYDNITYGKLDATPEDVERVARAAHAHEFIMAFPQGYQTIVGERGVKLSGGQRQRIAIARALLKDPRILILDEATSSLDSESEHYVQAALDALMEGRTTFVIAHRLSTVQRATRIVVMAHGRIVEEGTHKELLAREGIYKKLYKLQFRDVPEWILQEAGLPETPALESTRAALR
- the ispE gene encoding 4-(cytidine 5'-diphospho)-2-C-methyl-D-erythritol kinase: MPMPVVFPSFAKINLSLEVIGRRPDGYHELRTVFQTIDLCDWLEIDITDEPAISLTCDEPTLACDERNLVVRAARELQAATGVAQGARLHLRKRIPMQAGLGGGSSNAAVTLLALQRLWGVTLPAVTCQRIAAALGADVPFFLTGGTALGLGRGDDITPLPEVSLPVIVVVNPGLAVPTGPVFRRLNAGLTDAETVRKLAACLPNRVDWLATGNDLEATVFDAFPLVREVRDRLSALGAHVARMSGSGSTVFGLFGEVQAGEAARQACLNAGWQAWLVSSVSREAYVERLKGTITGLAP